Proteins from a single region of Manis javanica isolate MJ-LG chromosome 5, MJ_LKY, whole genome shotgun sequence:
- the SOX12 gene encoding transcription factor SOX-12 yields the protein MVQQRGARAKRDSGPPPPGPGPAEEGAREPGWCKTPSGHIKRPMNAFMVWSQHERRKIMDQWPDMHNAEISKRLGRRWQLLQDSEKIPFVREAERLRLKHMADYPDYKYRPRKKSKGAPAKARPRPPGGGSGGGGSRLKPGPQLPGRGGRRAAGGPLGGGAAAPEDDDEDDDEELLEVRLVETPGRELWRMVPAGRAARGPAERAQGPSGEGAAVTAASPTPSEDEEPEEEEEETAAAEEGEEETVASGEESLGFLSRLPTGPAGLDCSALDRDPDLPPPSGTSHFEFPDYCTPEVTEMIAGDWRPSSIADLVFTY from the coding sequence ATGGTGCAGCAGCGGGGCGCGAGGGCCAAGCGGGACAGCGGGCCACCGCCCCCGGGGCCCGGGCCCGCCGAGGAGGGGGCGCGTGAGCCCGGGTGGTGCAAGACCCCGAGCGGCCACATTAAGAGACCGATGAACGCTTTCATGGTGTGGTCACAACACGAGCGGCGGAAGATCATGGACCAGTGGCCCGACATGCACAACGCCGAGATCTCCAAGCGCCTGGGCCGCCGCTGGCAGCTGCTGCAGGACTCGGAGAAGATCCCGTTCGTGCGGGAGGCAGAGCGGCTGCGTCTCAAGCACATGGCGGATTACCCGGACTACAAGTACCGGCCGCGCAAAAAGAGCAAGGGGGCGCCCGCCAAGGCGCGGCCCCGCCCCCCCGGCGGTGGCAGTGGCGGTGGCGGCAGCCGGCTCAAACCTGGGCCGCAGCTGCCTGGCCGCGGGGGCCGCCGAGCTGCGGGAGGGCCTTTGGGGGGCGGCGCGGCGGCGCCCGAGGACGACGACGAGGACGACGATGAGGAGCTGCTGGAAGTGCGCCTGGTCGAGACCCCCGGGCGGGAGCTGTGGAGGATGGTCCCGGCGGGGCGGGCCGCCCGGGGACCAGCGGAGCGCGCCCAAGGGCCGTCGGGCGAGGGGGCCGCTGTAACCGCCGCCTCCCCGACTCCGTCGGAGGATGAGGAGccggaggaagaggaggaggagacggCAGCGGCGGAGGAAGGCGAAGAAGAGACCGTGGCGTCGGGGGAGGAGTCGCTGGGCTTTCTGTCCAGACTGCCCACTGGTCCGGCCGGCCTGGACTGCAGCGCCCTGGACCGCGATCCGGACCTGCCGCCCCCTTCGGGCACGTCGCACTTCGAGTTCCCGGACTACTGCACCCCCGAGGTTACTGAGATGATCGCGGGGGACTGGCGCCCGTCTAGCATTGCCGACCTGGTTTTCACCTACTGA